Proteins encoded in a region of the Petroclostridium xylanilyticum genome:
- a CDS encoding 4Fe-4S binding protein, which translates to MNIAILSGKGGTGKTTVSTNLSTIIGANYIDCDVEEPNGFIFLNPSQIKREEVQVDYPVVDSNRCTLCGDCAKVCQFHALVRTKKDIMLFEKLCHGCHACEIVCKQGALTFEKREIGIIEEGRYGNLICRRGILNVGEPMAVPVIKKLLKNFPTGINLIDCAPGTSCNVVNSLQYADSAILVTEPSVFGFHDLKMAVQLVRNFHLPFGVIINKYNAEDDRVQKYCEKEDINILGAIPYRREAAEAYSSGKMIVELPEYKEIFEEIAKRLREVFPWN; encoded by the coding sequence TTGAACATAGCCATATTAAGCGGAAAGGGAGGTACGGGGAAAACCACCGTATCCACCAATCTTTCTACCATTATAGGTGCCAATTATATCGACTGCGATGTGGAAGAGCCTAATGGATTTATATTTTTAAATCCCTCTCAAATAAAAAGAGAAGAAGTGCAGGTGGATTATCCGGTTGTTGATAGCAACAGATGTACTTTATGCGGAGACTGTGCAAAAGTATGCCAGTTTCATGCCTTGGTAAGGACAAAGAAAGATATCATGCTCTTTGAAAAACTCTGTCATGGTTGCCATGCGTGCGAGATAGTGTGTAAACAGGGTGCTTTAACCTTTGAAAAAAGGGAAATAGGAATAATAGAAGAAGGACGATATGGCAATTTAATTTGTAGAAGAGGAATTTTAAATGTAGGAGAGCCTATGGCAGTACCAGTTATTAAAAAGTTACTGAAAAATTTTCCTACAGGAATCAACCTTATTGACTGTGCCCCCGGGACGTCCTGTAACGTGGTGAATTCACTTCAATATGCAGATAGTGCAATACTGGTAACGGAACCTTCTGTCTTTGGGTTTCATGATTTAAAGATGGCAGTGCAACTGGTGAGAAATTTTCATCTTCCATTTGGTGTTATTATCAATAAATATAATGCCGAGGATGACAGAGTTCAGAAATATTGTGAGAAAGAGGATATAAACATATTAGGGGCTATACCTTACCGGAGAGAAGCAGCAGAGGCCTATTCTTCAGGAAAAATGATTGTGGAACTGCCTGAGTATAAAGAAATATTTGAAGAGATTGCAAAGAGGTTAAGGGAGGTGTTTCCTTGGAACTGA
- a CDS encoding NifB/NifX family molybdenum-iron cluster-binding protein has product MKIGLSSMGKDINSMLDVRFGRCNYFVIYDTEDSSVKAIENKGQMSGGGAGIAAAQQIIDEGVDVVITGNVGPNAFNLFKNSDIKVYRCGSIKIDSAIQSFKEGKLEELTEAGPAHAGMGMGAGRGFRGGR; this is encoded by the coding sequence ATGAAAATCGGTCTTTCTTCGATGGGTAAGGATATAAACAGTATGCTGGATGTAAGGTTTGGAAGGTGCAATTACTTTGTAATCTATGATACAGAAGATAGTTCAGTAAAAGCAATTGAGAATAAGGGCCAAATGTCAGGGGGAGGGGCAGGAATTGCAGCAGCCCAGCAAATCATTGACGAGGGTGTGGATGTCGTCATCACAGGAAATGTGGGACCCAATGCCTTTAACCTTTTTAAAAACTCGGATATCAAAGTCTACCGATGTGGAAGTATCAAAATTGATTCGGCTATACAGTCATTCAAGGAAGGGAAATTAGAGGAATTAACCGAGGCAGGTCCAGCCCATGCCGGGATGGGTATGGGAGCAGGCAGGGGATTCAGAGGGGGAAGATAA
- a CDS encoding RtcB family protein: MIEIKGKYNTAKVFTDNVESEAIAQITELCNQEFVKDSVIRIMPDTHAGAGCTIGTTMTISDKIVPNLVGVDIGCGMETIRLKQKEIDFEKLDKVIYDYIPSGFDIRKKQHKYAQNIDFDSLACKKHVNLERARLSIGTLGGGNHFIEVNKDRDGTLYLVVHSGSRHLGKQVAEYYQELAYKELTDINRLKADIVKKLKAEGREKEIQDEIQKISPVKISRQLAYVQGESYNNYLHDMKIVQQYAVYNRKAIVDEIINRMGLEIEEQFTTIHNYIDLDTMILRKGAISARNGERVLIPINMRDGSLICIGKGNKDWNYSAPHGAGRLMSRKKAKETISLEEFEKSIYFIGSGWEMLSNK, translated from the coding sequence ATGATTGAGATTAAGGGAAAATATAATACCGCTAAAGTGTTTACTGATAATGTAGAGAGTGAAGCAATAGCCCAAATCACGGAATTATGCAATCAGGAGTTCGTAAAGGACAGCGTTATCAGGATTATGCCTGACACCCATGCCGGTGCAGGGTGCACCATTGGCACAACAATGACAATATCTGATAAAATTGTGCCCAATCTGGTTGGTGTGGATATAGGCTGCGGCATGGAAACCATAAGATTAAAGCAAAAAGAGATTGACTTTGAAAAACTGGATAAGGTTATTTATGATTATATCCCTTCAGGGTTTGATATTAGAAAAAAACAGCATAAATATGCTCAAAATATAGATTTTGATAGTTTAGCCTGTAAAAAACATGTTAACCTTGAAAGAGCAAGGTTGAGTATTGGCACCTTGGGAGGCGGAAATCACTTTATAGAAGTCAACAAAGACAGGGATGGGACATTATACCTTGTTGTCCATTCTGGAAGCAGGCATTTGGGAAAGCAGGTTGCAGAATACTATCAGGAACTGGCTTATAAGGAACTTACGGATATAAACAGGCTGAAGGCTGATATAGTTAAGAAACTGAAGGCAGAAGGGCGTGAAAAAGAAATCCAGGATGAAATTCAGAAAATCAGCCCTGTTAAAATCAGCAGACAATTAGCCTATGTACAGGGGGAAAGTTATAACAACTATTTGCACGATATGAAAATAGTCCAGCAGTATGCCGTATATAACCGCAAGGCCATTGTTGACGAGATTATAAACAGAATGGGGCTTGAAATAGAAGAACAGTTTACCACCATACACAACTATATTGATTTGGACACCATGATTTTAAGAAAAGGTGCTATTTCTGCCCGAAATGGCGAAAGAGTATTAATCCCGATAAATATGCGGGACGGAAGTCTGATTTGCATTGGGAAAGGCAATAAAGACTGGAATTACTCCGCACCTCATGGGGCAGGAAGGCTGATGAGCAGGAAAAAGGCTAAGGAAACCATCAGTCTTGAAGAGTTTGAAAAATCAATCTATTTTATCGGCAGCGGATGGGAAATGTTATCGAATAAATAA
- a CDS encoding diguanylate cyclase, with protein MKKFVKAEKTICILINQQGEIYYSNIDKDTAEKYLEDIHIFDHLPVDDTVSFNVQHYSMTADKVNLDNAEYYLILIQAQGNLYRYAYRDSLTGLYNRNYWEQLRSGALDTCTSPSFSLIIIDIDNLKHLNDNKGHLAGDKAIRIVGQSIRDSIRKQDIAIRYGGDEFFILLASTKRVVVKKVINRIRESINKKGKAENIHIEISTGTACSDSIHKLEKVITMADNKMYKEKNEKKVQVRQIADELKNLKQKIETVRDKLNSKVVQESNVSINKELLELSIKLDKLIIKYIKYVQ; from the coding sequence ATGAAGAAGTTTGTAAAAGCCGAGAAAACAATATGCATATTGATAAACCAGCAAGGTGAGATTTACTACAGCAATATCGATAAGGATACTGCTGAAAAGTACCTGGAAGATATCCACATCTTTGACCATTTGCCTGTTGACGATACTGTTAGTTTCAATGTTCAGCATTATAGTATGACTGCTGATAAGGTTAATTTGGATAACGCAGAATACTACTTGATTCTCATTCAAGCACAAGGAAATTTATATAGATATGCATATAGGGACTCACTGACGGGCTTGTACAATCGAAACTATTGGGAACAGTTGAGGTCAGGTGCATTAGACACCTGCACATCTCCTAGTTTCTCTTTAATCATTATTGATATTGATAATTTAAAACACCTTAATGACAATAAGGGCCATTTGGCGGGAGACAAGGCTATACGGATTGTCGGGCAGTCTATTAGAGATAGTATTCGAAAACAGGATATTGCTATACGGTATGGAGGCGATGAGTTCTTTATACTGCTTGCAAGCACTAAAAGAGTTGTAGTAAAAAAGGTGATAAATAGGATTAGGGAAAGCATCAACAAAAAAGGGAAGGCAGAAAATATTCATATTGAAATAAGTACAGGGACAGCCTGCTCCGATTCTATTCATAAACTGGAAAAGGTGATAACTATGGCTGACAATAAAATGTATAAAGAGAAAAATGAAAAAAAGGTTCAAGTAAGACAGATAGCGGATGAACTAAAGAATTTAAAACAGAAAATAGAAACGGTAAGGGACAAATTAAACAGTAAAGTGGTTCAGGAGTCAAACGTATCAATTAATAAAGAACTATTGGAACTAAGTATAAAACTGGATAAACTTATTATAAAATATATAAAATATGTACAATAA
- a CDS encoding helix-turn-helix domain-containing protein codes for MKLVLDNDNRNIIGPRLKVARLKNNLTQQQLSAKLETMAVYIDRASISKIEQQKRIVTDYELLALCEILKVSVNWLLGLEK; via the coding sequence ATGAAACTAGTATTAGATAACGATAATCGAAATATCATCGGGCCTCGGTTAAAAGTTGCAAGGCTAAAAAACAACCTAACCCAGCAGCAGTTGTCCGCCAAACTGGAAACCATGGCCGTGTACATAGACAGAGCCAGCATCTCAAAGATAGAACAGCAGAAGCGCATTGTCACTGATTACGAGTTGTTAGCCCTGTGCGAAATCCTTAAAGTCAGTGTCAACTGGCTGTTAGGGTTAGAAAAATAA
- a CDS encoding class I SAM-dependent methyltransferase — protein sequence MSQIDEKIRRRYNRAARFYDLLEKPMEIMVLKKWRMEVMKDLEGKVLEVGVGTGKNIEYYPEGIDITAIDFSEKMLERAKEKAKRLNKEVNLIQMDVQDMKFPDDAFDTVFATCVFCSVPDPIKGLKEIRRVCKPTGKIIMIEHVRSEKKVLGLIMDALNPLVVNTYGANINRRTIENIHKSGYTDVEVTNLTGDIVKKIVIHNEK from the coding sequence ATGAGTCAAATAGATGAAAAGATAAGGAGACGATATAACCGGGCAGCCCGATTCTATGATTTACTTGAAAAACCCATGGAAATTATGGTTTTGAAAAAATGGAGAATGGAAGTTATGAAAGATTTGGAGGGAAAAGTATTGGAAGTGGGAGTAGGTACGGGAAAGAATATTGAATATTATCCTGAGGGCATTGATATTACTGCAATAGATTTTAGCGAAAAAATGTTGGAAAGAGCAAAGGAAAAAGCAAAGAGGCTTAACAAGGAAGTAAATCTTATCCAGATGGATGTACAAGATATGAAGTTTCCCGATGATGCCTTTGATACAGTGTTTGCAACCTGCGTCTTTTGCTCCGTACCAGACCCGATAAAGGGATTGAAAGAAATTAGAAGAGTGTGCAAACCTACCGGTAAAATTATTATGATTGAACATGTCAGGAGTGAAAAGAAAGTATTAGGCTTGATTATGGATGCCTTGAACCCACTTGTTGTAAATACTTACGGTGCAAATATAAACCGAAGAACAATAGAAAATATTCATAAATCAGGATACACCGATGTTGAAGTTACAAACTTAACTGGTGATATTGTAAAGAAAATAGTGATACACAATGAAAAGTAG
- a CDS encoding SHOCT domain-containing protein, whose amino-acid sequence MMGWGYGMMGGWFGMIIPLILIAVIVYAAIRLSGHNHIGYGRSYDNSLDILNERFARGEISEEEYKQKKALIMKR is encoded by the coding sequence ATGATGGGATGGGGCTACGGTATGATGGGTGGCTGGTTTGGAATGATTATTCCGTTAATTTTAATTGCAGTTATTGTATATGCAGCAATCAGACTATCAGGGCATAACCATATAGGTTATGGAAGAAGTTATGATAATTCTTTAGATATTCTTAATGAAAGGTTTGCTAGAGGCGAGATCAGTGAAGAAGAATATAAGCAGAAAAAAGCGCTGATAATGAAAAGGTGA
- a CDS encoding LysE family transporter: MGWNLFGQAYVLGIIGVLAFFIGHILSDFTWFAAISTAFSRGKKLMNDTIYRRVILFLGAFIIIFSIKFVVGGWHMLFNR; encoded by the coding sequence TTGGGATGGAATCTATTCGGCCAGGCTTATGTTTTAGGGATAATAGGTGTTTTGGCTTTTTTTATTGGACACATTTTATCAGATTTCACATGGTTTGCTGCAATATCTACTGCTTTTTCAAGAGGTAAGAAATTAATGAATGATACCATATACCGACGGGTTATCTTATTTTTAGGTGCTTTTATTATTATATTCTCTATTAAGTTTGTTGTTGGTGGATGGCATATGCTATTTAATCGGTAG